Within the Chlamydiales bacterium STE3 genome, the region TGATGCATTGCCCAGCATTTTAAATGCCATCCACATTGTCGATAAAGAGCGGAGCATCGACATCACCGCTGAAGTAGCGATGGATATCGGAAATAATACAGTCCGCTGCATTGCTCTTTCTTCTACAGACGGACTTGTGAGAGGAATGGAAGCACAAGATACGGGTGCTCCCATCACTGTGCCTGTGGGACAAAAAACCTTAGGCAGAATTTTCAATTTATTAGGCGAACCGATCGATCATTTAGGGCCTGTCGGTGCTGCTTCTTCCTCTGCCATCCATCGCCCTCCTCCTGCATTTGATGAACAAGCGACACAAATCGCCATATTCGAAACGGGTATTAAGGTGATTGATTTAGTCGGCCCTTTTCCAAAAGGCGGCAAGGTTGGCCTTTTTGGAGGAGCGGGGGTTGGCAAATCGGTAATTGTGATGGAGCTCATTCGCAATATTTCCAGCCAGCATGGGGGATTTTCTGTTTTTTGTGGTGTTGGCGAAAGAACACGCGAAGGCAACGACCTCTGGCTGGAAATGAAAGAATCCGGAGTTCTTTCTAAAACATGCTTGGTTTTTGGACAGATGAATGAGCCACCAGGAGCACGTCTGAGGGTAGCTCTGACAGGTCTGACGATGGCGGAACATTTTCGCGATCAAGAACATCAGGACGTTTTGCTATTTATTGACAACATCTACCGCTTTGTCCAAGCAGGAGCAGAAGTGTCCGCTTTATTAGGGAGAATGCCATCAGCTGTGGGTTATCAGCCCACCCTTGGAACGGAGATCGGCGCATTGCAAGAAAGGATCACATCAACAAAAGCAGGTTCTATTACTTCCATACAAGCCATCTACGTCCCTGCTGATGATTATACAGATCCTGCCCCAGCGAGTTTATTCACACATTTGGACGCTGCCACAACACTTTCAAGGCAAATCGCCGAATTAGGCATTTATCCTGCTGTAGACCCATTGACAACAACCTCACGTATCTTAGATCCCCATATTATTGGTGAAGAACACTATGCAATCACAAGACAGGTACAAAAAATCTTACAACGCTATAAAGATCTGCAAGATATCATCGCTATCTTGGGTATCGACGAGCTCTCAGAAGAAGATAAGTTGCTTGTTTCAAGAGCACGCAAGATTCGAAACTTTCTTTCTCAGCCTCTTTTCGTTGCTGAAACATTTACCGGAAAGCCAGGCAAGTATGTCAAAAGGCAGCAGACCATCGCAGGTTTTAAGAAAATCGTTAATGGCGAAATGGATACCATTCCTGAGCAAGCTTTTTATATGGTAGGGCCCATCGAAGATGTTTTTGAAAAAGCGAAAACTTTGGGGAAAGAAAATAACTGATGGTGCAACTTTATTTAGCAACACCGGAAAAAGTGCGTTACGAGGAAACTGTCCGCTCTTTGATTGTGCCAGGTACATCAGGCTATTTTGAAGTGCTTGAAGATCACGCACCTATTATTTCTTCACTTACCATCGGCAAGGTGGTGTTTATAGATCAGAAAGGACAAGCATGGCTGTGGGCTACTTCTGGTGGAGTCATCGAAGTCTTTAAAAATGCGGTGACATTGCTTTGTGATACAATCGAGCTAGCCACGGAGATTGATCCA harbors:
- a CDS encoding ATP synthase subunit beta (Product derived from UniProtKB/Swiss-Prot:Q6MAK7;Gene name derived from UniProtKB/Swiss-Prot:Q6MAK7;EC number derived from UniProtKB/Swiss-Prot:Q6MAK7) → MTSGKITQIIGPTLDIEFPSDALPSILNAIHIVDKERSIDITAEVAMDIGNNTVRCIALSSTDGLVRGMEAQDTGAPITVPVGQKTLGRIFNLLGEPIDHLGPVGAASSSAIHRPPPAFDEQATQIAIFETGIKVIDLVGPFPKGGKVGLFGGAGVGKSVIVMELIRNISSQHGGFSVFCGVGERTREGNDLWLEMKESGVLSKTCLVFGQMNEPPGARLRVALTGLTMAEHFRDQEHQDVLLFIDNIYRFVQAGAEVSALLGRMPSAVGYQPTLGTEIGALQERITSTKAGSITSIQAIYVPADDYTDPAPASLFTHLDAATTLSRQIAELGIYPAVDPLTTTSRILDPHIIGEEHYAITRQVQKILQRYKDLQDIIAILGIDELSEEDKLLVSRARKIRNFLSQPLFVAETFTGKPGKYVKRQQTIAGFKKIVNGEMDTIPEQAFYMVGPIEDVFEKAKTLGKENN
- a CDS encoding ATP synthase epsilon chain (Product derived from UniProtKB/Swiss-Prot:Q6MAK8;Gene name derived from UniProtKB/Swiss-Prot:Q6MAK8) is translated as MMVQLYLATPEKVRYEETVRSLIVPGTSGYFEVLEDHAPIISSLTIGKVVFIDQKGQAWLWATSGGVIEVFKNAVTLLCDTIELATEIDPEQAKRNIQALVKDRESDEVLPKEIQRALLIEKNRIQVREEALSN